One segment of Rubripirellula amarantea DNA contains the following:
- a CDS encoding 3-keto-disaccharide hydrolase produces the protein MIHLLNHRTRLLMNLRLLAMVSLAWLPAVPTLADDIDSVGETVVLFDGDSLDGWVGNEKLWTVEDGQIVGRTNDSDPIEKNTFLVYSGKEFGNFELTLRFKIESGNSGVQYRSTLVDEDKFVVQGYQADIDFANTFAGILYEEGRRGILAKRGERVTIDDDGEKLTKRMGDAQALGNGIHPGQWNDFRIVAKANHLQHYINETLTAEVIDGQTDTAAKSGVIALQLHRGPAMTVRFKDISLRPIQ, from the coding sequence ATGATTCACTTACTAAACCATCGAACACGCTTGCTTATGAACCTACGACTACTCGCGATGGTTTCGCTTGCTTGGTTGCCCGCTGTCCCCACCTTGGCCGATGACATCGATAGCGTTGGTGAAACGGTTGTTCTGTTTGACGGCGATTCGCTTGATGGATGGGTTGGCAACGAAAAACTATGGACCGTCGAGGACGGCCAGATCGTGGGACGCACCAATGACAGCGATCCAATTGAGAAGAACACGTTTTTGGTTTACAGCGGCAAGGAATTCGGAAACTTCGAATTGACGCTACGATTCAAAATCGAATCGGGCAATTCGGGCGTTCAGTACCGAAGCACTCTGGTCGATGAAGACAAATTTGTGGTTCAGGGTTATCAGGCGGATATAGACTTCGCAAACACATTCGCCGGAATTTTGTACGAGGAAGGGCGCCGCGGAATCCTAGCCAAGCGGGGCGAAAGAGTGACGATTGACGACGACGGCGAAAAGCTGACCAAACGAATGGGGGACGCTCAGGCTCTCGGAAACGGCATCCACCCGGGGCAATGGAATGACTTTCGAATTGTCGCCAAGGCGAATCACCTGCAACACTACATCAACGAAACGTTGACCGCCGAGGTAATCGACGGACAGACGGATACTGCCGCCAAAAGCGGTGTAATCGCGTTGCAACTCCATCGTGGTCCAGCAATGACTGTACGATTCAAAGATATTTCGCTGCGGCCAATTCAGTAG
- a CDS encoding serine/threonine-protein kinase, with translation MTDESLTEQRLASVLSDATDAICRGELIDIELLCRENPDIADELRRLLGAVLVTDTAGAAADEGLADPSHLSPRWRSLKLPTTVGDYELTQELGRGGMGVVFRARQISLNREVAVKMILRGRLASETDLERFLAEASATAKLKHPNIVPVYDVGDVDGRPFFSMQLVEGQTLSNAVSMGPLPPRRAAEIVAAIARAMAFAHREGILHRDLKPSNIMISSDGTPLITDFGLAKQASSEDNLTRSGMLLGTPAYMSPEQAGGRRALVGPLSDVYSLGCVLYFALTGRSPFVADSPMEVVMLVIEQDPTPPRALRPSLDRDLEMIVIRCLQKPMDLRYDSAEALAKDLEAYLADEKVSARSGQFNQVIARLFRETHHASVLENWGLLWMWHSLVVLVASLLTWQMEYSGVTQRWIYAAVWTLGLGAWAAVFWKLRQRMGPVTFIERQIAHVWGASLIAIALLFPLEWWLGMKVLSLSPMLGVISATVFIVKAGMLTGAFYIQATALLAASFAMAIWPQFAHLIFGMVAAICFFQPGYKYARQSKRAR, from the coding sequence ATGACTGATGAGTCGTTGACCGAACAACGACTTGCAAGTGTCCTGTCGGACGCCACCGATGCGATTTGTCGCGGCGAATTGATTGACATCGAGTTGCTGTGTCGCGAAAACCCCGACATTGCTGACGAACTTAGGCGATTGCTTGGCGCCGTCCTGGTGACCGATACGGCCGGTGCGGCTGCGGATGAAGGGCTGGCGGATCCATCGCACCTCTCTCCTCGATGGCGAAGTCTAAAATTGCCAACCACGGTTGGTGACTATGAATTGACGCAGGAACTGGGTCGCGGTGGGATGGGCGTCGTGTTTCGAGCGCGCCAGATCAGCCTTAATCGCGAAGTCGCAGTGAAGATGATCTTGCGTGGCCGCTTGGCAAGCGAAACCGATCTCGAGCGTTTCTTAGCTGAGGCATCCGCAACCGCTAAGTTGAAGCATCCCAACATCGTGCCGGTCTACGATGTTGGCGATGTCGATGGCCGCCCGTTTTTCAGCATGCAACTGGTTGAAGGACAAACGCTTTCCAACGCAGTTTCCATGGGCCCCCTGCCACCTCGCCGAGCAGCGGAAATTGTTGCCGCCATCGCTCGTGCAATGGCGTTCGCTCATCGCGAAGGGATTCTTCATCGCGATTTAAAACCAAGCAACATCATGATCTCGTCCGACGGGACTCCTTTGATTACGGACTTTGGTCTGGCCAAACAAGCTAGCAGCGAAGACAACCTTACTCGCAGCGGGATGTTGCTGGGGACACCGGCTTACATGTCGCCGGAACAAGCTGGTGGCCGTCGTGCGCTGGTGGGCCCGCTATCGGATGTGTACTCGCTCGGTTGCGTCCTTTACTTCGCTCTTACCGGACGATCACCGTTCGTTGCTGATTCACCTATGGAAGTGGTGATGCTTGTGATCGAGCAAGATCCTACTCCGCCTCGCGCCCTTCGCCCAAGCCTCGATCGCGACTTAGAAATGATCGTGATTCGTTGTTTGCAAAAGCCGATGGACTTGCGTTACGATTCCGCCGAAGCCTTAGCGAAAGACTTAGAAGCGTACTTGGCCGATGAAAAAGTTTCGGCACGAAGCGGCCAATTCAACCAAGTGATCGCGCGTTTGTTTCGCGAAACCCACCACGCCTCGGTTCTGGAAAACTGGGGACTGCTTTGGATGTGGCATTCGTTAGTGGTTTTGGTAGCCTCGCTACTGACGTGGCAAATGGAATATTCCGGTGTGACTCAGCGTTGGATCTACGCAGCCGTTTGGACACTGGGGTTGGGAGCATGGGCTGCGGTGTTTTGGAAACTGCGGCAGCGAATGGGTCCGGTCACATTCATCGAGCGGCAAATTGCGCACGTTTGGGGGGCCAGCCTGATCGCGATCGCGTTGCTGTTTCCTCTCGAGTGGTGGCTGGGCATGAAGGTGCTTAGCCTTTCGCCCATGCTGGGTGTGATCAGCGCGACGGTGTTCATCGTGAAAGCTGGAATGTTAACCGGTGCCTTTTACATTCAAGCCACCGCTCTGCTTGCTGCATCGTTTGCGATGGCGATCTGGCCTCAATTCGCTCACTTGATTTTCGGAATGGTGGCAGCGATTTGCTTTTTTCAACCTGGCTACAAATACGCTCGCCAATCCAAACGAGCCCGCTAG
- a CDS encoding metallophosphoesterase, with the protein MSENAWRIFWVGTLIGHFGLMLSAYNRINGFGIARRTIKRIVKVMFLFTIALPPWVLWRYGGACQELWFSGTTMTSLTEGLAKFPVLLQVYFSFCLLAWPLLGIPWLVYRPIFGLEWIKADREVEIVKVQEVVTSKLALTRRCQLESKLPLNQLFELSIEIVELPVVNLPAGLDGYKVAHLSDIHLTGDIHPDFARYAVTRASQFAPDLMAISGDIIDKQPCIDWLVDIFGDAKAPDGCFYVLGNHDTRIVDSWQTRDAMDRAGWTDLGSRGLRTRLRDVDTLMIGNEHPWFERPTIDQDGDEEFRFLISHSPDQLFWARKHNVNLMLAGHTHGGQGRLPLAGPLLSPSWYGSRFASGDFYKAPTTLHVTRGLAGTHLLRINCRPELSLLVLRQA; encoded by the coding sequence ATGAGCGAAAACGCATGGAGGATATTTTGGGTAGGGACATTGATCGGGCATTTTGGATTGATGCTGTCAGCCTACAACCGGATCAACGGGTTCGGGATCGCTCGACGTACGATTAAACGGATCGTCAAAGTGATGTTCCTATTTACGATTGCCCTGCCCCCTTGGGTCCTTTGGCGTTATGGCGGTGCATGCCAAGAACTTTGGTTCTCAGGAACGACGATGACTAGCCTGACCGAAGGGCTCGCTAAGTTTCCGGTTCTGTTGCAGGTCTATTTCTCTTTCTGTTTGCTGGCCTGGCCATTGCTGGGCATTCCTTGGTTGGTCTATCGACCGATCTTTGGACTCGAGTGGATCAAGGCTGATCGCGAAGTAGAAATCGTTAAAGTTCAGGAAGTCGTGACATCCAAATTGGCCCTGACTCGTCGTTGCCAGTTGGAATCAAAGCTTCCGCTGAATCAGTTGTTTGAACTTTCGATTGAGATTGTTGAGTTGCCTGTCGTCAACTTGCCAGCCGGATTGGACGGCTACAAAGTAGCGCACCTCTCGGATATTCATCTCACCGGTGACATTCACCCCGACTTTGCTCGGTACGCCGTAACTCGTGCGAGTCAGTTTGCGCCGGACTTGATGGCGATCTCGGGTGACATCATCGACAAACAGCCCTGCATCGATTGGTTGGTCGATATTTTTGGGGACGCCAAGGCTCCCGATGGTTGCTTTTATGTGTTGGGCAATCATGACACGCGGATCGTCGATTCTTGGCAGACGCGTGATGCGATGGATCGTGCCGGATGGACGGACTTAGGCAGTCGTGGGTTACGGACTCGACTGCGTGATGTCGACACGTTGATGATCGGGAACGAACATCCGTGGTTCGAACGTCCAACGATCGACCAAGACGGCGATGAGGAGTTTCGGTTCTTGATTAGCCACAGCCCCGATCAATTGTTTTGGGCTCGCAAGCACAACGTCAATTTGATGTTGGCCGGACATACTCACGGAGGCCAGGGGCGATTGCCTTTGGCGGGACCGCTGCTGAGCCCCAGTTGGTACGGCAGTCGGTTTGCGTCAGGTGACTTTTACAAAGCACCAACAACACTGCACGTGACGCGAGGGCTCGCGGGCACGCACTTGCTGCGAATTAATTGCCGACCAGAGTTATCGCTGCTCGTATTAAGGCAAGCGTAA
- a CDS encoding sigma-70 family RNA polymerase sigma factor: MAKSIWPSDDKTETLLAAARSGDEDAVNKLLERHRGPIRRLVEMRLDRKVQRRVDVSDVVQDVMLEANNRLTKYLDDPAMAFHLWLRQIAWDRIIDTYRRHRVSAKRSMDREQPMSVPTGNDQSTMELAVQLCDPALTPAAAATQREIASKVEAVIEMLPDQDREIILMRHYEHLTNIEIAQVLDLNPPAASMRYLRAVRRLRELLEEQEVESSDD, translated from the coding sequence ATGGCAAAGTCGATATGGCCCAGTGACGATAAAACGGAAACGCTGCTGGCGGCTGCGCGGTCGGGGGACGAGGACGCGGTTAATAAGCTGCTTGAACGCCACCGTGGACCAATCCGACGATTGGTTGAAATGCGGCTTGACCGCAAGGTTCAACGCCGCGTTGACGTCTCGGACGTCGTTCAGGATGTCATGCTTGAGGCCAACAACCGGCTTACGAAGTATCTCGACGATCCGGCGATGGCGTTTCATCTTTGGTTGCGTCAAATCGCTTGGGACCGAATCATCGATACGTATCGAAGACATCGTGTGAGTGCCAAACGAAGCATGGACCGCGAACAACCGATGTCAGTCCCCACCGGCAACGATCAATCCACCATGGAACTTGCCGTTCAGCTTTGCGATCCTGCGTTGACGCCCGCTGCGGCCGCCACGCAGCGGGAAATCGCAAGCAAGGTCGAAGCCGTCATTGAGATGCTGCCTGACCAAGATCGTGAGATCATCTTGATGCGACACTACGAACACTTAACGAACATCGAAATCGCGCAGGTTCTTGACTTGAATCCGCCCGCAGCAAGCATGCGATATTTGCGTGCGGTTCGCCGGCTTCGAGAATTGCTTGAAGAGCAGGAAGTCGAATCTTCCGATGACTGA